A genome region from Natronobeatus ordinarius includes the following:
- a CDS encoding ABC transporter ATP-binding protein: protein MSETILEVTDLKTQFFTERGVVRAVDGVSFDVKRGEIVGLVGESGAGKSVATSSIMRLIESPGEIVGGEIDYMGTTVVGFEERDGELVPRDEMLTDAEMREQIRGNEIAIIFQDPMESLNPVYTVGGQVREFIELNRDLSREEAKEEAIEMLRRVGIPEAESRYDDYPHEFSGGMRQRVLIAMALGCRPNLIIADEPTTALDVTVEGQILELVDDLRTEFDTSFIWVTHDMGVVAEICDRVNVMYLGEIVEQAPVDELFYDTKHPYTKALLNSIPRPDRTVDDLEAIEGTMPSARSPPAGCRFHPRCVDAREECRVTEPEFVEVGEDGEPHRAACLKHGDDGYWESEPLPGREGESRSERERGSMEGRR from the coding sequence ATGAGTGAAACGATACTCGAAGTGACCGACCTGAAGACGCAATTTTTCACCGAACGCGGCGTCGTCCGTGCAGTAGACGGCGTCTCGTTCGACGTGAAACGAGGGGAGATCGTCGGCCTCGTCGGCGAATCCGGTGCCGGAAAGAGCGTCGCAACCTCGAGCATCATGCGCCTGATCGAATCGCCCGGCGAGATCGTCGGCGGCGAGATCGACTACATGGGCACGACCGTCGTCGGGTTCGAAGAACGCGACGGCGAGCTCGTTCCCCGCGACGAGATGCTCACCGACGCCGAGATGCGCGAACAGATCCGCGGCAACGAGATCGCGATCATCTTCCAGGATCCGATGGAGTCGCTCAACCCCGTCTACACCGTCGGCGGACAGGTTCGCGAGTTCATCGAGCTCAACCGCGATCTCAGCCGCGAGGAGGCGAAAGAAGAGGCGATCGAGATGCTCCGGCGCGTCGGCATCCCCGAGGCCGAGAGCCGCTACGACGACTACCCACACGAGTTCAGCGGCGGGATGCGCCAGCGCGTGCTCATCGCCATGGCGCTCGGCTGCCGACCGAACCTCATCATCGCCGACGAGCCGACGACCGCCCTCGACGTCACCGTCGAAGGGCAGATCTTAGAGCTCGTCGACGACCTCAGGACGGAGTTCGACACGAGTTTTATCTGGGTCACCCACGACATGGGCGTCGTCGCCGAGATTTGCGACCGCGTGAACGTCATGTACCTCGGCGAGATCGTCGAGCAGGCGCCCGTCGACGAGCTGTTCTACGACACCAAACATCCCTACACGAAAGCGCTGTTGAACTCGATTCCCCGGCCGGACCGGACCGTCGACGACCTCGAGGCGATCGAGGGGACGATGCCGAGCGCGAGGAGTCCGCCCGCAGGCTGCCGGTTCCACCCGCGATGCGTCGACGCCCGGGAGGAGTGTCGCGTCACCGAACCCGAGTTCGTCGAGGTCGGCGAAGACGGCGAGCCACACCGGGCCGCCTGTCTCAAACACGGCGACGACGGCTACTGGGAGAGCGAACCGCTCCCGGGGCGCGAGGGCGAGTCACGCAGCGAACGTGAGCGTGGGTCCATGGAGGGACGACGATGA
- a CDS encoding ABC transporter permease: protein MAVGEQQTESETELEIGDGTADDEFEADVGWRYTLRKVKADTTARFGMYVIAIVLGIALITAIDSNLSRLTLGRAENFLLAETFLSHPERHPDPGATERRLPPAFVEGGTWEHPLGTDQNGRDYLTRLIYGTQVSVFVGIVATGIGLVGGTIVGAVSGYYGGRVDDVLMRAVETLYAIPPLVLVIVFTVFVSGGNPDITYAALGVGIAFIPVFARLIRSRVLSVREMDYVEAARAAGVRDRDILLRHVIPNSFAPVLVLATLYIGVTILIVAGLSFLGYGAQPPTADWGEMLRLAHQYMHSNYWLSIWPGLAILITIMGFNLFGDGLQDALDPRIK, encoded by the coding sequence ATGGCTGTCGGAGAACAACAGACGGAGAGCGAGACCGAACTCGAGATCGGCGACGGGACGGCGGACGACGAGTTCGAGGCGGACGTCGGCTGGCGGTACACGCTCAGGAAGGTCAAGGCGGATACCACGGCCCGCTTCGGGATGTACGTCATCGCGATCGTGCTGGGCATCGCGCTGATCACCGCCATCGACAGTAACCTCTCGAGGCTCACGCTCGGGCGCGCCGAGAACTTCCTGCTGGCGGAGACGTTCCTCTCACACCCCGAGCGTCACCCCGATCCAGGAGCGACCGAGCGCCGGCTGCCACCGGCGTTCGTCGAGGGTGGAACGTGGGAGCATCCGCTCGGGACCGACCAGAACGGTCGCGACTACCTCACGCGACTCATCTACGGAACGCAGGTGTCCGTGTTCGTGGGGATCGTCGCGACCGGAATCGGACTCGTCGGGGGAACGATCGTCGGCGCAGTTTCGGGCTACTACGGCGGCCGGGTCGACGACGTGCTGATGCGCGCGGTGGAGACGCTGTACGCCATCCCGCCGCTCGTCCTCGTGATCGTGTTCACGGTGTTCGTCAGCGGGGGGAACCCCGACATCACCTACGCCGCCCTCGGCGTCGGGATCGCGTTCATCCCGGTGTTCGCTCGGCTCATCCGCAGTCGGGTGTTGAGCGTCCGCGAGATGGACTACGTCGAGGCCGCACGAGCCGCTGGCGTCAGGGATCGGGACATCTTGCTCCGCCACGTGATCCCGAACAGTTTCGCCCCCGTGCTGGTGCTGGCGACGCTGTACATCGGCGTGACGATCCTCATCGTCGCCGGCCTCTCTTTCCTCGGCTACGGCGCACAGCCGCCGACCGCCGACTGGGGAGAGATGCTCCGCCTCGCACACCAGTACATGCACTCGAACTACTGGTTGAGTATCTGGCCCGGCCTCGCCATCCTGATCACCATCATGGGGTTCAACCTCTTCGGCGACGGCCTGCAGGACGCGCTGGACCCGCGAATCAAGTGA
- a CDS encoding ABC transporter permease translates to MGLLRYTIYRLMQAVPVMFGIAVVTFLLVNLAPGDPVDYMVAEQIASEELIEAIEERYGLDQPLHMRFLNYLGLPWFLEVLGVPGFEESPRGLLQGDLGLSMYYDRPVSELMLVRLPPTLLLMLSAYAFAIVTAIPLGVLAAKRRNEPTDHVSRIIALVGVSTPSFWIGIMLIILFGVHLGWLPTGRLVYPWRDPAHYGYSGHLELYYQTIRHLLLPMIALGTLQMATIMRVERSAMIESFQKDYVRLARAYGVPERTIMRKHAFRVSQLPVITLVGLNLTSAIGGAVLIEEVFAINGMGRLIIQAIGTYDYQLVLGTTIVVGFVFVIGVIVTDIAYAYVDPRVSYGEES, encoded by the coding sequence ATGGGGCTGTTACGATACACGATATATCGACTGATGCAGGCCGTCCCGGTGATGTTCGGGATCGCGGTCGTCACGTTCCTGCTCGTCAATCTGGCGCCCGGTGACCCGGTCGACTACATGGTCGCCGAACAGATCGCCAGCGAGGAGTTGATCGAGGCGATCGAGGAACGGTACGGCCTCGACCAGCCGCTTCACATGCGGTTTCTCAACTACCTTGGACTGCCGTGGTTCCTCGAGGTACTCGGCGTTCCCGGGTTCGAAGAGTCCCCCAGAGGGCTGCTGCAGGGCGACCTCGGCCTCAGCATGTACTACGATCGGCCGGTTAGCGAACTGATGCTCGTCCGGCTGCCACCGACGCTGCTGTTGATGCTCTCAGCGTACGCGTTCGCGATCGTGACGGCGATCCCGCTGGGCGTGCTCGCGGCGAAACGCCGGAACGAGCCCACCGACCACGTCTCCCGAATCATCGCGCTCGTCGGCGTCAGCACGCCGTCGTTCTGGATCGGCATCATGCTGATCATCCTCTTCGGCGTCCACCTCGGCTGGCTGCCGACCGGTCGGCTGGTGTACCCCTGGCGCGACCCCGCTCACTACGGCTACAGCGGCCACCTCGAGTTGTACTACCAGACGATCAGACACCTGCTCTTACCGATGATCGCCCTCGGCACGTTGCAGATGGCGACGATCATGCGCGTCGAACGGAGCGCGATGATCGAGTCGTTCCAGAAAGACTACGTCAGGCTCGCCCGCGCCTACGGCGTCCCCGAACGGACGATCATGCGAAAACACGCGTTCCGCGTCTCCCAGCTGCCGGTCATCACGCTCGTCGGGCTCAACCTGACGAGCGCGATCGGCGGTGCGGTGCTCATCGAGGAGGTGTTCGCGATCAACGGCATGGGCCGGCTGATCATCCAGGCGATCGGGACGTACGACTACCAGCTCGTCCTCGGGACTACCATCGTCGTCGGATTCGTGTTCGTAATCGGCGTCATCGTCACCGACATCGCCTACGCGTACGTCGACCCGCGGGTATCGTACGGGGAGGAGAGCTAA
- a CDS encoding ABC transporter substrate-binding protein codes for MSRQDNPHGLTSITRRRLIGSGVAVSAAFLAGCIGGDDAAVPAGDRLSFTQQVAPIEWDPVVLNDAYSSQITQVLYDGLYEYDVGTLDPQPKLAADAPEIERDGQRFVVELRDGPEFHNGDPVTAEDVVHSFLAPVEEQTDNMPDFDMIESAEAIDDTTVQFDLEYPYAPFETITLPTSIVNSEVRQSDPDAYNTENPIGSGPYQFAEWEDGEYVDVERWDDYWDEPSQVAAIRYEPAEDDAGRVSRILAEETDIMEGIPPQDWDDIESEDGIEIASIDSTSYLYMAFNCNEGPTADPDVRRAIAHCHSRRDFVEDIFGEAAVFTNMSVAPSVAEEFDMPADQFLEMNYEFDPDRAQELLDESDAIDDGEELDIIVPPDDIRQQWAEVIADRLDEIGYGASVRRLDWDVFTDTYQSGDADEFNIYALGWTGGADPDVYFYQLFHEDNEGLTQGHFYDNPEFHENIQDARRSVDPAERSELYTEIQTEINEQAIHLPGWSDLNAVAYVEDAVEGVHASTSVSTNPHLDHPDLNLL; via the coding sequence ATGTCTCGTCAAGACAACCCACACGGTTTGACGTCGATTACGCGGCGCCGACTCATCGGGAGTGGCGTGGCGGTGTCGGCCGCGTTCCTCGCAGGCTGCATCGGCGGTGACGACGCCGCCGTTCCCGCTGGCGACCGACTCAGCTTCACCCAGCAGGTAGCCCCAATCGAGTGGGACCCGGTCGTTCTCAACGACGCGTACTCCTCTCAGATCACGCAGGTGCTCTACGACGGACTCTACGAGTACGACGTCGGGACTCTCGATCCGCAACCAAAGCTCGCAGCCGACGCTCCAGAGATCGAACGAGACGGCCAGCGGTTCGTCGTCGAACTCCGCGACGGGCCCGAGTTCCACAACGGGGATCCGGTCACCGCCGAGGACGTCGTCCACTCGTTCCTCGCACCCGTCGAGGAGCAGACGGACAACATGCCGGACTTCGACATGATCGAGTCCGCCGAGGCCATCGACGACACGACGGTTCAGTTCGACCTCGAGTACCCGTACGCGCCGTTCGAGACGATCACCCTTCCGACGAGCATCGTCAACTCGGAGGTTCGCCAGAGTGATCCCGACGCGTACAACACGGAGAACCCGATCGGGTCGGGGCCGTACCAGTTCGCCGAGTGGGAAGACGGCGAGTACGTCGACGTCGAGCGCTGGGACGACTACTGGGACGAGCCGAGCCAGGTGGCGGCGATCCGGTACGAGCCGGCAGAGGACGACGCCGGGCGCGTCTCCCGAATTCTCGCCGAGGAGACCGACATTATGGAGGGGATTCCCCCGCAGGACTGGGACGATATCGAGTCCGAAGACGGTATCGAGATCGCGTCCATCGACAGTACGAGCTACCTGTACATGGCGTTCAACTGTAACGAGGGGCCGACGGCCGATCCCGACGTTCGCCGGGCGATCGCCCACTGCCACTCGCGCCGTGACTTCGTCGAGGACATCTTCGGGGAGGCCGCCGTCTTCACCAACATGTCGGTGGCGCCCTCGGTGGCCGAGGAGTTCGACATGCCCGCCGACCAGTTCCTCGAGATGAACTACGAGTTCGATCCCGACCGTGCCCAGGAACTGCTCGACGAGAGCGACGCGATCGACGACGGTGAGGAACTCGACATCATCGTCCCGCCGGACGACATTCGCCAGCAGTGGGCCGAGGTCATCGCCGACCGCCTCGACGAGATCGGCTACGGGGCCAGCGTTCGGCGCCTCGATTGGGACGTGTTCACGGACACGTACCAGTCGGGTGACGCCGACGAGTTCAACATCTACGCCCTCGGCTGGACCGGCGGTGCTGACCCCGACGTGTACTTCTACCAGCTGTTTCACGAGGACAACGAGGGACTCACACAGGGCCACTTCTACGACAATCCGGAGTTCCACGAGAACATCCAGGACGCACGTCGGTCCGTCGACCCCGCCGAACGGAGTGAACTCTACACCGAAATCCAGACCGAGATCAACGAGCAGGCGATTCACCTCCCGGGCTGGAGCGACCTGAACGCAGTCGCCTACGTCGAAGACGCCGTCGAGGGCGTGCACGCGAGTACGTCGGTCTCCACCAACCCGCACCTCGACCACCCGGACCTCAACCTGCTGTAG